A region from the Plutella xylostella chromosome 8, ilPluXylo3.1, whole genome shotgun sequence genome encodes:
- the LOC105388822 gene encoding sodium-dependent serotonin transporter, which translates to MGTAPGDAAAAPPPTAPKSRSVVVSLTAARQRETWGKKAEFLLAVVGFAVDLGNVWRFPYICYQNGGGAFLIPYCVMLVFGGLPLFFMELALGQFHRCGCLTLWKRICPALKGVGYAICMIDIYMGMYYNTIIGWAVYYLIASLASINSVLPWTSCDNEWNTPACTQITSPLIGNPNATTPAKEFFERNVLEQHRSNGLDDMGPIKPSLALCVAGVFVLVYFSLWKGVRSAGKVVWVTALAPYVVLLILLARGVTLPGATEGIRYYLTPEWHKLQNSKVWIDAASQIFFSLGPGFGTLLALSSYNKFNNNCYRDALITSSINCLTSFLAGFVIFSVLGYMAHVQNKSIEEVGLEGPGLVFIVYPEAIATMTGSVFWAIIFFLMLITLGLDSTFGGLEAITTALCDEYPRALGRHRELFVAGLLVFIYICALPTTTYGGVYLVDLLNVYGPGLAILFVVFTEAAGVCWVYGVDKFSADVKTMLGHTPGCFWRTCWSYISPVFLLVLFVFSVLAHEEMLVGEYAYPAWSIRVGWLLTGTTVSCIPLYMVYKFLITPGNFVNRIKTIMRPEVTSIPPVDTALCAL; encoded by the exons ATGGGGACTGCCCCGGgggacgccgccgccgcgccgccacca ACGGCTCCGAAGTCCCGCTCGGTGGTGGTCTCTCTCACGGCGGCTCGGCAGCGGGAGACGTGGGGCAAGAAGGCGGAGTTCCTGCTGGCCGTGGTCGGGTTCGCCGTCGACCTCGGCAACGTGTGGCGCTTCCCCTACATCTGCTACCAGAACGGCGGCG GGGCATTCCTGATCCCGTACTGCGTGATGCTGGTGTTCGGGGGGCTGCCGCTGTTCTTCATGGAGCTGGCGCTGGGGCAGTTCCACCGCTGCGGCTGCCTCACGCTGTGGAAGCGCATCTGTCCCGCGCTCAAGG GGGTGGGCTACGCCATCTGCATGATCGACATCTACATGGGCATGTACTACAACACGATCATCGGCTGGGCGGTCTACTACCTGATCGCGTCCCTCGCGTCCATCAACTCCGTGCTGCCATGGACCAGCTGCGACAACGAGTGGAACACCCCTGCCTGCACGCAGATCACCTCGCCTCTCATTGGCAACCCTAACGCTACTACGCCGGCTAAGGAGTTCTTTGA ACGCAACGTCCTCGAGCAGCACCGCAGCAACGGGCTGGACGACATGGGCCCCATCAAGCCGTCGCTGGCGCTGTGCGTCGCCGGCGTCTTCGTGCTCGTCTACTTCTCGCTGTGGAAGGGCGTCCGGAGCGCTGGGAAG GTGGTGTGGGTAACAGCCCTAGCTCCGTACGTGGTGCTGCTGATCCTGTTGGCGCGCGGGGTGACGCTGCCGGGAGCCACCGAAGGCATTCGCTACTACCTGACGCCGGAGTGGCACAAACTGCAGAACTCCAAG GTGTGGATCGACGCGGCGTCGCAGATCTTCTTCTCTCTCGGTCCCGGGTTCGGCACCCTGCTGGCGCTGTCCAGCTACAACAAGTTCAACAACAACTGCTACCGCGACGCGCTCATCACCTCCTCCATCAACTGCCTCACCAGCTTCCTCGCCGGATTCGTCATCTTCTCTGTGTTGGG CTACATGGCGCACGTGCAGAACAAGTCGATCGAGGAGGTGGGGCTGGAGGGGCCGGGGCTGGTGTTCATCGTGTACCCCGAGGCCATCGCCACCATGACCGGCTCCGTCTTCTGGGCCATCATCTTCTTCCTCATGTTGATTACTCTGGGATTGGATAGCACTTTTGGAG GGTTGGAAGCCATCACGACGGCGCTGTGCGACGAGTACCCGCGCGCGCTGGGTCGCCACCGCGAGCTGTTCGTGGCCGGCCTGCTCGTCTTCATCTACATCTGTGCGCTGCCTACTACTACCTAT GGCGGCGTGTACCTGGTGGACCTACTGAACGTGTACGGGCCGGGGCTGGCCATCCTGTTCGTGGTGTTCACGGAGGCGGCCGGCGTGTGCTGGGTCTACGGGGTCGACAAGTTCTCCGCCGACGTGAAGACCATGTTGGGGCACACGCCTGGGTGCTTCTGGAGGACTTGCTGGAGTTATATCAG CCCGGTGTTCCTGCTGGTCCTCTTCGTGTTCTCCGTGCTGGCCCACGAGGAGATGCTGGTGGGCGAGTACGCGTACCCGGCGTGGTCCATCCGCGTGGGCTGGCTGCTGACGGGGACCACCGTGTCCTGCATCCCCCTGTATATGGTCTACAAGTTCCTTATTACGCCCGGGAACTTTGTCAAT CGAATAAAGACAATAATGCGTCCGGAGGTGACGTCGATACCGCCGGTGGACACGGCGCTGTGTGCCCTGTGA